In one Syntrophales bacterium genomic region, the following are encoded:
- a CDS encoding D-alanine--D-alanine ligase yields MKRLRVGIILGGMSSEREVSLNSGRNVFDNMDREKYDPIPVFMDMKGKFWVLPWQLISQNTTTDISERLAKEARPIAYEDLKEEVDFAFLCLHGKYGDDGCIQGLLELLGIPYTGPGILASALGMDKHIQQSILKFSGVDVPESLLIEEREWRENSERVKKALLDKFSLPFFVKPTREGSSVGVSAVRKEDDISPALEAAFKWDSRILAEEYLDGIEFSCIILEEGDQLRVLDVTEIHPQSEFYTYDDKYMPGRCRKFTPPKNIPREVTERIKEEAIKAYRALGFRSYGRIDGFVLKDGRILITDPNSSSGMAPSSFFFEQAANAGMLPSMIISALIENSLAIHREKRGPL; encoded by the coding sequence ATGAAGAGATTGCGAGTGGGTATAATACTGGGAGGTATGTCTTCAGAAAGAGAGGTTTCGTTGAACAGTGGTAGAAACGTTTTCGACAATATGGATAGGGAGAAGTACGATCCCATTCCTGTATTTATGGATATGAAGGGCAAATTCTGGGTTCTTCCCTGGCAGTTGATTTCTCAGAACACAACGACGGACATTTCAGAGAGATTGGCAAAGGAGGCACGACCTATAGCTTACGAAGATCTCAAAGAAGAAGTGGATTTTGCCTTTTTATGTCTCCATGGAAAGTATGGAGATGACGGATGCATTCAAGGATTGCTTGAACTTCTCGGTATTCCTTATACTGGACCTGGGATTTTAGCTTCCGCATTGGGGATGGACAAACATATTCAGCAAAGTATCCTCAAGTTTTCTGGTGTTGATGTTCCGGAGAGTCTTCTCATTGAGGAACGTGAATGGAGGGAGAATTCCGAAAGAGTTAAAAAGGCACTTTTGGATAAGTTTTCTCTGCCTTTTTTCGTAAAACCGACCAGAGAGGGTTCCAGTGTAGGGGTTTCTGCTGTGCGAAAGGAAGATGACATATCACCCGCACTGGAGGCCGCGTTCAAGTGGGATTCGAGAATCCTGGCAGAAGAATATCTAGACGGAATAGAATTTTCTTGCATTATCCTAGAAGAAGGTGACCAACTAAGGGTTCTCGATGTAACGGAAATTCATCCCCAGAGCGAATTTTACACTTACGACGACAAGTATATGCCGGGTAGGTGTAGGAAGTTCACGCCTCCCAAAAATATACCTAGGGAAGTGACAGAGAGAATAAAGGAAGAAGCAATAAAGGCGTACAGAGCCCTGGGATTTAGATCATATGGCAGAATTGATGGTTTTGTGTTAAAGGATGGGCGCATTTTAATTACGGACCCCAACTCATCATCTGGAATGGCACCTTCTTCCTTTTTCTTTGAGCAGGCAGCTAATGCAGGAATGTTACCTTCTATGATTATTAGTGCGCTTATTGAAAATTCATTGGCTATACACAGAGAGAAAAGGGGTCCTTTATAA
- a CDS encoding D-alanine--D-alanine ligase, giving the protein MVEKERKKLVVGVIMGGLSSEKEVSLESGRNIYSKMDRSLFEPIPIFMDSKARLWEIPLKLLMRNCTKDIEEDLETEAKRIPYEALKDRVDIVYFGLHGKYGEDGCMQGLLELLGIPYTGSGVLSSAIGMDKYMTRKILTMRGIDVPKSTIVERKKWESSEKEMILKLIEEEIKYPCVVKPTREGCSTAVKKVVSSEGIPSALEGAFEWDNIALVEEFIEGIEVTCGVLGHDPPMALIPSETIPTEDILTLEDKFLYGQGENKTPARVPEEVLKRIQDTAVATFQALDLKCYARIDMFVRKDGRVAVLEANTLPGMTPATVLFHQAAALGISQTDLITRVIEAALDAHAKKKGPL; this is encoded by the coding sequence ATGGTGGAGAAAGAGAGAAAAAAACTTGTTGTCGGTGTTATTATGGGGGGACTCTCCTCGGAGAAAGAGGTGTCACTAGAAAGTGGCAGGAATATTTACAGCAAAATGGATCGTAGTTTATTTGAGCCTATACCAATTTTTATGGATAGCAAAGCACGGCTCTGGGAGATCCCCCTTAAGCTTTTGATGCGTAACTGCACTAAAGATATCGAGGAAGATTTGGAAACGGAGGCAAAAAGGATTCCCTATGAAGCCCTAAAGGATAGGGTGGACATCGTTTATTTTGGTCTTCACGGTAAATACGGTGAAGATGGGTGCATGCAGGGGCTTTTGGAACTTTTGGGTATTCCATATACTGGGTCAGGTGTGCTGTCATCTGCTATCGGTATGGATAAGTACATGACAAGGAAAATCCTAACCATGAGAGGTATTGATGTACCAAAATCCACGATCGTAGAGAGGAAGAAGTGGGAGAGTAGTGAGAAGGAGATGATTTTGAAACTCATTGAAGAGGAAATTAAGTACCCCTGCGTTGTTAAGCCGACCCGAGAAGGCTGTAGTACAGCAGTGAAAAAAGTTGTGTCATCAGAGGGGATACCCTCGGCTCTTGAAGGAGCTTTTGAGTGGGACAATATTGCATTGGTAGAGGAGTTTATCGAGGGCATAGAGGTGACCTGCGGAGTTTTAGGGCATGATCCACCTATGGCCCTGATTCCCTCTGAGACGATCCCGACTGAAGATATTCTGACCCTGGAAGATAAATTTCTCTACGGTCAAGGGGAAAACAAAACTCCTGCTCGTGTACCTGAGGAAGTTCTGAAGAGGATTCAGGACACCGCCGTGGCAACTTTTCAAGCTCTTGATCTTAAGTGTTACGCGCGAATTGATATGTTTGTTCGCAAAGATGGCCGAGTCGCCGTACTTGAGGCCAACACGTTGCCGGGGATGACTCCGGCGACGGTTTTGTTTCATCAAGCTGCTGCTTTGGGGATCAGTCAAACTGATCTCATCACTAGGGTAATAGAGGCTGCTTTAGATGCTCATGCAAAGAAAAAAGGACCTCTATGA
- a CDS encoding ABC transporter permease, which yields MRLFVFLSRPFVTVGSAAIEWVNSLGVAGIFLVMAFVKIFRPKQFSKIVHQIYIIGARSTMIIMLVGLFTGMVLGLQSYHALVKVGAQGALGTLVALSLVRELGPVLAAIMITARAGSAMTAEIGIQRISEQIDALLTMRIDPLGFLVSPRLAASIVCFPILTAVFDLIGIMGGFISGVLILGANAGTYFYRVQTSTDLKDVTDGFIKALVFAIIVATVCCYQGYYVHQRKDSKGAKAVGIATTSAVVISCVLILIADYVITSLLLK from the coding sequence ATGAGGTTGTTTGTTTTCTTGTCAAGACCCTTTGTTACTGTGGGAAGCGCGGCGATCGAATGGGTAAACAGTTTAGGTGTGGCGGGTATTTTTCTTGTAATGGCCTTCGTAAAGATTTTCCGTCCTAAACAGTTCAGCAAAATTGTTCACCAGATATATATAATCGGCGCCAGATCTACTATGATTATTATGCTTGTAGGATTGTTCACGGGAATGGTTTTAGGATTGCAATCGTACCATGCCCTTGTAAAGGTTGGAGCTCAAGGGGCTCTCGGTACGTTGGTTGCCCTCTCACTAGTAAGGGAGCTCGGACCGGTTCTTGCCGCTATAATGATCACGGCTAGAGCGGGGTCGGCAATGACTGCAGAAATAGGTATACAGCGTATCTCAGAGCAGATTGATGCTCTTTTAACAATGCGTATAGATCCTCTAGGTTTTTTGGTGAGTCCCAGATTGGCAGCCTCTATAGTATGTTTTCCCATATTAACTGCGGTATTTGATCTAATAGGGATTATGGGTGGTTTCATATCGGGAGTTTTGATTTTGGGGGCAAATGCGGGGACGTATTTTTATCGGGTTCAAACTAGTACGGATCTTAAGGATGTTACGGACGGTTTTATAAAGGCGTTAGTTTTTGCAATAATTGTGGCAACTGTATGTTGTTATCAGGGTTACTATGTGCACCAGAGAAAGGACAGTAAAGGGGCTAAGGCGGTTGGCATTGCTACGACTTCGGCTGTGGTTATATCCTGTGTGCTCATTCTTATCGCTGATTATGTGATTACTTCGCTTCTTCTGAAATAG
- a CDS encoding ATP-binding cassette domain-containing protein codes for MVTPLIEFRDVTKRFGDKVVLDRVNLKIYEGEVTTIIGLSGAGKSVLLKHIIGLLKPDEGMILFRGKPLNEMGRSEVINSFGKISYMFQGNALFDSLTVYENIALPLRETTKLSKAEIDKRVMRRVEQMELMDAVYKYPSELSGGMQKRVALARALVTDPNIVLFDEPTTGQDPVRKNAILTMIAQYQKRFGFTAVLVSHDIPDVYFISNRILALYDGQIVFQGTPEELENFDHPFSDEVIRSLEELQKELTGLYSLRQFKMQYLSQLASGERKGVYSIIVFEFSGLDEISEVADQEAVHTLLNQFGKQIGGFFGPLAGFSARYGKDTYVTALPYATFEETRMAVEDLITELEKRDIGPFTIERISDLKKIVGVEFFVGIAHGDPLTDLTSVIHSARSQRELKAVFRCNVRGC; via the coding sequence ATGGTAACGCCTCTCATTGAATTCAGGGATGTCACGAAGCGGTTTGGCGATAAGGTTGTGCTTGATAGAGTGAATTTAAAAATATACGAGGGAGAAGTGACGACAATTATTGGGCTAAGCGGTGCCGGGAAGAGTGTTCTGCTTAAACACATAATCGGTCTTCTTAAACCTGACGAAGGGATGATACTTTTTCGGGGCAAACCTTTGAACGAAATGGGAAGAAGTGAAGTTATTAATAGTTTTGGAAAAATCAGTTACATGTTTCAGGGTAATGCCCTTTTCGACTCATTGACGGTTTATGAGAACATTGCGTTACCACTTAGGGAAACCACAAAGCTTAGTAAAGCAGAAATTGACAAACGAGTTATGCGAAGGGTGGAACAGATGGAGCTTATGGATGCTGTGTACAAGTATCCATCTGAACTCTCAGGAGGTATGCAGAAGAGAGTAGCCCTCGCCAGGGCTTTGGTAACTGATCCTAATATCGTGTTATTCGACGAGCCCACGACGGGGCAGGATCCAGTAAGAAAGAATGCTATACTGACGATGATCGCTCAGTACCAGAAGAGGTTTGGTTTCACAGCCGTTCTTGTAAGTCACGATATACCGGATGTTTACTTTATATCGAATAGGATTCTCGCCCTGTATGATGGGCAGATCGTATTTCAAGGTACACCAGAGGAGCTCGAGAATTTTGATCACCCATTTTCCGATGAGGTGATTCGTAGCCTTGAAGAATTACAGAAAGAACTTACGGGATTATACAGTCTTCGACAATTCAAAATGCAGTATCTTTCCCAACTGGCAAGTGGTGAGAGAAAAGGTGTTTACTCAATTATAGTATTTGAATTTTCCGGTTTGGATGAGATATCTGAAGTCGCAGATCAAGAAGCTGTACATACATTATTGAACCAGTTTGGAAAACAGATAGGAGGTTTTTTTGGTCCTCTCGCTGGTTTCTCAGCCAGGTATGGAAAGGACACCTATGTTACGGCCCTTCCTTATGCCACGTTCGAGGAGACCAGAATGGCTGTAGAGGATCTAATAACTGAACTTGAAAAAAGAGATATAGGTCCCTTTACTATTGAGCGGATCTCTGACCTAAAAAAGATTGTAGGGGTAGAATTTTTTGTCGGTATAGCCCATGGGGATCCTCTTACTGACTTAACATCGGTGATCCACAGTGCAAGGTCCCAGAGGGAGTTAAAAGCTGTTTTTCGGTGTAATGTGCGGGGGTGCTAA
- the mlaD gene encoding outer membrane lipid asymmetry maintenance protein MlaD, with protein MQRYRIEMIVGIFIVFGIICIGYMTVKLGDVSFISDNYYPLYAKFTSVTGLRVGSPVRMLGIDIGRVESLKMDQENQQAVVEIRIQKDIKVYDDAVASIKTEGLIGDKYLSIDPGGSGNVLLPGSYITQTQPAVDIADLIGKYAFGELRKD; from the coding sequence ATGCAAAGGTATAGGATAGAGATGATTGTTGGCATCTTTATAGTGTTCGGCATTATTTGTATAGGATATATGACAGTGAAACTTGGAGATGTTTCCTTTATTAGTGACAATTATTATCCGCTGTACGCCAAATTTACCTCTGTTACTGGTTTGAGGGTGGGAAGTCCAGTACGTATGCTAGGTATAGACATAGGCAGAGTGGAAAGCCTCAAAATGGATCAGGAAAATCAGCAGGCCGTTGTGGAGATACGTATTCAGAAGGATATAAAGGTATATGATGATGCTGTGGCATCCATTAAAACTGAAGGACTTATCGGAGATAAATACTTAAGCATTGATCCTGGAGGTTCGGGTAATGTTCTTTTGCCGGGAAGTTATATAACACAAACGCAACCTGCGGTAGATATAGCAGATTTGATAGGCAAATATGCTTTTGGGGAGTTAAGAAAAGATTAA
- a CDS encoding ABC transporter substrate-binding protein, giving the protein MDFVQKNVNRALDVVRDPTLKGEVAKKKKRDKLHAIYEDAFDKEEFSRRTLGKDWSRFNEDQRKRFVELYQKLLENVYSDKILSYEYKDEKVMFDREIIHSPNFAEVYTRVITPSKVIPVSYRLIQKGGRWKIYDVTIENVSLIQNYKTQFRELLAKNTPDQFLNILEEKVKGK; this is encoded by the coding sequence ATGGATTTCGTGCAAAAGAATGTCAATCGAGCACTTGATGTTGTTCGTGATCCTACGTTGAAGGGGGAAGTTGCAAAAAAGAAGAAGCGCGATAAACTTCATGCCATTTACGAAGACGCTTTTGATAAAGAGGAATTTTCTCGGAGAACGCTGGGAAAGGATTGGAGCAGGTTTAACGAGGATCAACGTAAGCGGTTTGTTGAACTTTATCAGAAACTGTTGGAAAATGTTTACTCTGATAAAATTCTCTCTTATGAATACAAAGATGAGAAAGTGATGTTCGATCGGGAAATCATTCATTCTCCTAATTTTGCAGAAGTGTATACTAGGGTTATAACACCTTCGAAGGTTATTCCCGTCTCCTACCGGTTAATCCAGAAGGGGGGTAGATGGAAGATATATGATGTGACTATCGAGAATGTAAGTCTTATTCAGAATTACAAAACACAGTTTCGCGAGCTTCTCGCGAAGAATACCCCTGACCAATTTCTCAATATACTAGAGGAAAAGGTCAAGGGTAAGTGA
- a CDS encoding VacJ family lipoprotein codes for MKQIENARDIDTEEEERIEIPDPLEPFNRVMFTFNDKLYFFVLKPIAQGYSKVLPEKVRVCVKNFFSNILFPVRLVNCFLQGNAEGVAAELARFTANTVFGLGGVIDFASREDINIPKCDEDFGQTLGSYGLGPGFYINWPFLGPSSPRDTVGWIGDSLLYPFQYVKPWYVSITTKVYDKVNDTSLRIGDYEALKEAAVDPYVAVRDAYAQYRYQKIKEKIIKNQMQIREGYAP; via the coding sequence GTGAAACAGATAGAGAATGCGAGAGATATAGACACTGAGGAAGAAGAACGTATAGAAATCCCTGATCCATTGGAACCGTTCAACCGTGTGATGTTTACCTTTAACGATAAACTGTATTTCTTTGTCCTTAAGCCCATTGCCCAAGGTTATAGTAAGGTTTTGCCGGAGAAAGTGCGTGTCTGTGTGAAAAATTTCTTTTCTAATATTTTGTTTCCTGTGCGTTTAGTCAATTGTTTTTTACAAGGAAATGCCGAAGGTGTTGCAGCGGAACTGGCGAGATTTACTGCAAATACAGTATTTGGGTTGGGGGGGGTTATTGACTTTGCCTCTAGGGAAGACATAAATATACCCAAGTGCGATGAGGATTTTGGTCAAACATTAGGATCCTATGGTCTGGGACCTGGTTTTTATATAAACTGGCCCTTCTTAGGTCCTTCGAGCCCCCGAGATACTGTAGGGTGGATTGGTGATTCTCTCCTTTATCCTTTTCAGTACGTAAAACCGTGGTATGTGTCGATAACGACAAAGGTATACGACAAGGTAAACGACACCTCACTTAGAATTGGTGATTATGAAGCTCTCAAAGAGGCAGCTGTGGATCCTTATGTAGCTGTTCGAGATGCTTACGCCCAGTACCGGTACCAAAAAATAAAGGAGAAAATCATAAAGAACCAAATGCAAATAAGGGAAGGTTATGCTCCTTGA
- a CDS encoding zinc ribbon domain-containing protein produces the protein MPIYEYRCKKCGREFELFQKITDVTVPSCKFCQGPVEKLISLSSFHLKGTGWYVTDYGGKKTSGSEGKPGQLQSESGSEKAADTNKDD, from the coding sequence ATGCCAATCTACGAGTACCGCTGCAAAAAGTGTGGTAGAGAATTCGAACTTTTTCAGAAGATCACCGATGTAACCGTTCCTTCATGTAAATTTTGTCAAGGTCCTGTTGAGAAACTTATTTCCCTTTCATCATTCCATCTTAAGGGTACAGGGTGGTACGTAACGGACTATGGTGGAAAGAAGACCTCTGGAAGCGAAGGTAAACCGGGTCAGTTGCAATCGGAGAGTGGATCCGAAAAAGCGGCGGATACTAATAAAGATGATTAA
- the thrC gene encoding threonine synthase produces MIRYYSTNRNISGLSGIKPFSKLVSFREALLMGQAPDEGLFMPDSIPNLDLREVMRLKGKPYTEAALAVLYAFLEDEISRDVLRDAVEDAYNFPVPLEKVSEKVFIMRLDQGPTASFKDFAARMMARLMSIFRGGEERLRVLVATSGDTGSAVGEAYKGVPGIDVMILYPQKEVSLRQKRQLDGIGGNVRAVAVDGKFDDCQNLVKEAFGDPSLTFLNLTSANSINVGRILPQIIYYVYAYAQLASEGEEIIFSVPSGNFGNALGCELARRMGVPIRKLIMPTNENDEFPRYLKTGVYEKVSPSKSCISSAMNVGHPSNLARFFDLYGGTIDRNGRVYRYPNRDEMRKYIYSVSVSDEETKRTIIEVFNKYGVLLEPHGAVGWRGLEFYLEDTGDDALAVVLETAHPAKFPEVIRELLGFDPEMPPSLKGIDERQGECFHIPADYRAFKDFLLTFGVSGGCLST; encoded by the coding sequence ATGATAAGATACTATAGTACCAATCGGAATATATCAGGGCTCTCTGGGATTAAGCCCTTCTCTAAACTTGTGAGTTTTCGAGAAGCTTTATTGATGGGCCAGGCTCCAGATGAAGGTCTTTTTATGCCTGATAGTATCCCAAACCTCGATCTAAGAGAGGTTATGAGGCTCAAAGGTAAACCTTATACTGAGGCCGCTTTAGCAGTACTCTATGCTTTTTTGGAAGATGAGATCTCACGAGATGTTCTTCGGGATGCTGTGGAGGATGCTTACAATTTTCCAGTGCCTCTGGAAAAAGTTTCCGAAAAGGTATTCATAATGAGGCTTGATCAGGGACCAACAGCTTCTTTTAAGGATTTTGCGGCCCGGATGATGGCTCGGCTAATGAGCATTTTTAGGGGAGGCGAGGAAAGACTTCGCGTGCTTGTTGCGACATCTGGAGATACTGGTAGTGCGGTAGGGGAGGCATATAAGGGTGTTCCTGGGATTGATGTAATGATACTTTATCCGCAAAAGGAAGTAAGTCTCAGGCAGAAGAGGCAGCTTGACGGCATAGGTGGTAATGTTCGCGCTGTTGCTGTTGATGGTAAATTTGACGATTGTCAGAATCTGGTAAAAGAAGCTTTTGGTGATCCTTCTTTAACCTTTCTAAATCTAACTTCGGCAAATTCGATTAATGTTGGCAGGATTCTGCCGCAGATTATTTATTATGTTTATGCCTATGCCCAGCTTGCCTCTGAGGGCGAAGAGATTATCTTTTCTGTCCCTTCTGGTAATTTTGGTAATGCTTTAGGATGTGAGTTGGCACGAAGGATGGGAGTTCCTATTAGAAAGTTGATTATGCCCACCAATGAAAATGATGAGTTCCCTCGTTATTTGAAAACGGGTGTTTATGAGAAAGTGTCACCCTCAAAATCTTGTATATCATCAGCGATGAATGTGGGACATCCGAGCAATCTGGCCCGTTTTTTTGATCTCTACGGAGGGACGATAGATCGCAACGGCAGGGTCTACCGCTACCCCAATCGTGATGAAATGAGGAAGTACATTTATTCGGTGAGCGTATCGGACGAAGAAACCAAGAGAACCATAATTGAGGTTTTTAATAAATATGGAGTTCTTCTGGAACCCCATGGGGCGGTGGGTTGGAGAGGACTAGAATTCTACTTAGAAGATACCGGTGATGATGCTTTGGCTGTTGTTTTGGAAACAGCCCATCCTGCAAAGTTTCCAGAAGTAATACGCGAACTTTTGGGGTTTGATCCAGAGATGCCACCCAGCTTGAAAGGTATAGATGAGAGACAGGGGGAGTGTTTTCATATACCCGCCGATTACAGGGCCTTTAAGGATTTTCTCCTCACATTTGGGGTTTCGGGAGGATGCTTAAGCACATAA
- a CDS encoding peptide-binding protein, translated as MNTEISTYKKHIFFIMLLIFSITISCGAPEKTQNEKIVTEFSPAYGDLIVVGSLGDATNLIPILASDSTSHQIAGLIYNGLVKYDKNLNIVGDLAESWNISKNGLTITFHLRKNVRWHDGYPLTAQDALFTYKLLTDPSTPTPYAGDFQKVKRAEALDDYTFRVTYEKPFAPALMSWNISILPKHLLEGKDITTSPLARHPIGTGPYCFKQWVGGQKIVLSSNKDYFEGRPYIDGYVMRVIPDSATMFLELRANGIDQMGLTPLQYRRQTENNLFRKNFNKYRYLSSSYVYLGYNLQNPLFKDRTVRQAIAHAINKEEIIQGVLLGLGHEATGPYKPDMWAYNPDVKRYPYDPTKARELLAKAGWVDTNGDGILDKNGKPFEFEIITNQGNEVRIKCAEIIQKRLGEVGIAVKIRVLEWAALVNDFIGKRKFDAVILGWTIPPDPDLFDVWHSSKTGPYELNFISFRNREVDELIEKGRSTFDQKKRKLYYNRIQEILAEEQPYLFLFIPDALPIVHKRFRGVEPAPQGIMHNFIKWYVPKEEQRYVMTQ; from the coding sequence GTGAACACAGAAATATCAACATACAAAAAACACATCTTTTTCATTATGCTACTTATTTTTTCAATCACCATTTCATGTGGTGCTCCAGAAAAAACCCAAAATGAAAAAATTGTCACTGAATTTTCACCAGCATACGGTGATTTAATCGTAGTTGGTTCACTCGGAGACGCTACTAATCTTATCCCCATACTGGCATCCGATAGCACATCTCATCAAATCGCTGGTCTCATTTACAACGGCCTTGTCAAATACGACAAAAATCTCAATATTGTAGGGGATCTAGCTGAATCCTGGAATATATCAAAGAATGGATTAACGATAACATTCCACCTAAGAAAAAACGTAAGATGGCACGATGGGTATCCTTTAACAGCCCAGGACGCACTTTTCACATACAAGCTTTTGACAGATCCATCCACACCCACTCCATACGCAGGTGATTTCCAAAAAGTTAAGAGGGCTGAAGCGTTAGACGACTACACATTCCGTGTGACTTATGAAAAACCCTTCGCACCTGCCCTTATGAGCTGGAACATTTCCATCTTACCCAAACATCTTCTAGAAGGTAAAGATATAACAACATCCCCCCTGGCAAGACATCCCATTGGAACAGGACCGTACTGCTTCAAGCAGTGGGTTGGAGGACAGAAAATAGTTCTTTCCTCAAACAAAGACTACTTTGAGGGTAGACCGTATATAGATGGATACGTAATGAGGGTGATTCCCGATTCTGCAACGATGTTCCTTGAACTGAGGGCAAATGGCATAGACCAAATGGGCCTCACTCCACTCCAGTATCGCAGACAAACCGAAAACAATCTTTTTAGAAAAAATTTCAACAAGTACCGATATCTGTCTTCTTCATACGTATACCTAGGCTATAACCTTCAAAATCCTCTCTTCAAAGACAGAACTGTTAGACAGGCCATAGCTCACGCTATAAACAAAGAAGAGATAATTCAAGGAGTTCTGTTAGGTTTGGGCCACGAAGCAACTGGTCCTTACAAACCAGATATGTGGGCATACAATCCAGATGTAAAACGATACCCTTACGATCCAACAAAAGCAAGAGAACTCTTAGCAAAAGCAGGTTGGGTTGATACAAACGGTGACGGTATTCTGGATAAAAATGGGAAGCCTTTTGAGTTTGAAATAATAACAAACCAGGGAAACGAGGTCCGAATCAAATGTGCAGAAATAATTCAGAAACGCCTTGGTGAGGTGGGCATTGCAGTAAAGATAAGAGTTCTTGAGTGGGCCGCATTGGTGAACGACTTTATTGGGAAGAGAAAATTCGACGCCGTCATACTGGGCTGGACAATACCACCTGACCCTGATCTTTTTGATGTGTGGCACTCAAGTAAAACCGGACCATACGAACTTAATTTCATTTCCTTTCGAAACAGAGAGGTGGATGAACTTATAGAGAAAGGGCGCAGCACTTTTGACCAGAAAAAGAGAAAACTCTATTACAATCGCATCCAGGAGATCCTCGCGGAAGAACAACCTTATCTTTTCCTTTTCATACCTGACGCATTACCGATTGTCCACAAACGCTTCCGTGGTGTGGAACCAGCTCCACAAGGTATTATGCACAACTTCATCAAGTGGTATGTACCAAAAGAAGAGCAGCGCTACGTGATGACGCAGTAA